The Thermothielavioides terrestris NRRL 8126 chromosome 2, complete sequence genome includes a region encoding these proteins:
- a CDS encoding 40S ribosomal protein S15 yields the protein MADVEYNAEEAAELKKKRAFRKFSYRGIDLDALLDLNSDELRDVLHARARRKINRGLKRRPMGLIKKLRKAKQEAKPNEKPDLVKTHLRDMIVVPEMIGSVIGIYSGKEFNQVEIKPEMVGHYLGEFSITYKPVKHGRPGIGATHSSRFIPLK from the exons ATGGCTGACGTCGAATAC AatgccgaggaggccgctgagctgaagaagaagagggccTTCCGCAAGTTCTCCTACCGGGGTATTGACCTCGATGC TCTCCTCGACCTCAACTCGGATGAGCTCCGCGATGTCCTCCACGCTCGTGCCCGTAGAAAGATCAACCGCGGCCTCAAGCGCCGCCCCATGGGCCTGATCAAGAAGCTGCGCAAGGCCAAGCAGGAGGCCAAGCCGAACGAGAAGCCCGACCTCGTCAAGACGCACCTTCGCGACATGATTGTTGTCCCGGAGATGATCGGCAGCGTCATTGGCATCTACTCGGGCAAGGAGTTCAACCAGGTGGAGATCAAGCCTGAGATGGTTGGCCACTACCTCGGCGAGTTCTCGATCACATA CAAGCCTGTCAAGCACGGTCGGCCAGGTATCGGTGCCACGCACTCTTCTCGTTTCATTCCTCTGAAGTAA
- a CDS encoding glycoside hydrolase family 53 protein (CAZy_ID 269705) translates to MMLAAVFTLSLGLSTANAALTYKGADWSSVLVEERAGISYKDANGNTQPLEKILAANGVNTVRQRVWVNPADGNYNLDYNIALAKRAKAAGLGVYIDFHYSDTWADPGHQTTPSGWPSDIDNLAWKLYNYTLDSANAFQDAGVQPAIVSIGNEITNGLLWPTGKASNWGNIARLLHSAAWGIKDSRLNPKPKIMIHLDNGWNWATQNSWYTNVLKQGTLLQSDFDMMGVSFYPFYSSSATLASLKSSLSNMASSWGKELVVAETDWPTSCPNPRYSFPSDVKNIPFSAAGQVTFITDVANVVASVSGGVGLFYWEPAWIQNANLGSSCADNTMFSQSGQALSSLSVFKQI, encoded by the exons ATGATGCTTGCGGCCGTATTCACGCTTTCACTCGGGCTTTCcaccgccaacgccgccctCACCTACAAAGGTGCGGACTGGTCCTCGGTGCTGGTTGAAGAACGCGCTGGCATCTCGTACAAGGACGCGAACGGCAACACGCAGCCGTTGGAGAAGATTCTGGCAGCGAACGGCGTCAACACCGTCCGGCAGCGAGTATGGGTTAACCCCGCAGACGGCAACTACAACCTCGACTACAACATCGCACTCGCGAAGAGGGCCAAGGCCGCCGGGCTCGGCGTGTACATCGATTTTCACTACAGCGACACTTGGGCCGATCCCGGCCACCAGACTACCCCGTCAGGATGGCCCTCTGACATCGACAACCTCGCCTGGAAGTTGTACAACTACACGCTCGACTCGGCGAACGCGTTCCAAGATGCCGGCGTTCAGCCAGCCATAGTGTCGATAGGAAACGAGATCACCAACGGGTTGCTGTGGCCCACCGGCAAAGCCAGCAACTGGGGAAACATTGCTCGTCTTTTGCACTCAGCTGCATGGGGCATCAAGGATTCGAGACTGAATCCGAAACCCAAGATCATGATCCATCTCGACAATGGATG GAACTGGGCAACCCAGAACTCCTGGTACACCAACGTCCTGAAGCAAGGCACCCTGCTGCAGTCCGATTTCGACATGATGGGCGTGTCGTTCTACCCCTTCtactcgtcctcggcgacaCTGGCCTCGCTCAAGTCGAGCCTGAGCAACATGGCAAGCAGTTGGGGCAAGGAACTCGTAGTGGCGGAGACCGACTGGCCGACGTCGTGTCCCAATCCCAGATACAGCTTCCCTTCCGACGTCAAGAACATTCCCTTCTCGGCAGCGGGACAGGTCACCTTCATCACGGACGTGGCGAATGTGGTGGCTTCGGtgagcggcggcgtcggcttgTTTTACTGGGAGCCGGCCTGGATTCAGAACGCGAACTTGGGTTCCTCGTGTGCCGACAACACCATGTTCTCGCAGTCGGGGCAAGCCCTCTCAAGCTTGTCCGTCTTCAAGCAGATCTAG